TTAGTCGACCGCCGTCTTCACACTACCCACAGGAAAACAATTACCATGACAACTCCAGGCAAGAGGGCCATCTGTCTACTTGTTTGTTGATGTTTGATGTGTGTCCTGCAAGAGTGTTAATCTGACCTGAGACCCCAGTCTGGCTAAGAatcagcctgtgacctccacCTAAAGCAATCAGCGGTCATGTGAAAGCTGGAGCTCGTGCACACGTGTAACAACAGTTCGGCCCAGCTGAGTtaggaaaaacaacacagaaagagCGGTATGATTTCAAAAACGAAGCACAGTTCATCGGAAAGTAAAAAACGAACGTATGAGCTTAAACTGGAAATAGAGTAGACATCCATACTCATGCACACACGGTAACTGAAGTTAAGAGCTTCGTCACTTATCAGATCAATGCTATTTTATTCTCACATGAGCTATAATTGTCTAAAAAAGGCTTGTGAATTATGTTTAAGGGTGGATGTGTTTAGAGTGTTTTCAGCACTCCACGACCTCCAGTGAACCTCAGTGTTTGTCTTTGGTTCATGAGATAAAGGAAGCAGTAATCACGGCCCTGTCATTCACATAATTGCTCAAGCACAAATGTTAAAGTCATGGTGCAGACACTAGGAatgtggacaaactgaggaagGGCCCATAGGAGGAACAAGGTTGTAACATAACAGACACTAACAATCTCAGCTCACCACAACTTCACTGTTCACGCCCGAATATACAGTCCTCCTCGTTCCTCGTTCATTTGATTCCACAGAAAGATTATATCTCTCTAAAATAACCTAAGTGGACAGAAATGGCCACGCTGACAGGTTAGCTGGTAATATAAGACTGACCGGTTTACTACCAGTAAGAATTAACAAAGCGGCAAATTTTAATATTTGGCTATAAATCTCTCTCAGATGAATGACTTCAACTTGCATTAGCATCTTTCCGAAGCCACCGCAGTTATTTAGATTATGTTCTGCCAAGACTGTGAAGTAGTGGGAGAAAACCAGAATCCAGAATGTGCTTGGGTTTAATGTATGCCAGGCAGACACCACAGCATCCCCAGACTTTATATTTTGAAAGCGACTTCTCAACAATGAGATCAGTTACAgttttaagtgtttttattcGCCTTAAAACAGACTGAGAGAAAACAGCTGTGACGCTGAGCCTCGGAGTATTCATAGTGATTAGAAAGTGGAGTTTTTCTTAGGCAAGGTGCTTTAATTTACGCAACAAACgctttcatttgtttctctaGTGATCACATAACTTTGTCTCTAGCTAATAATTGCATTTAGAATGTAATTCCCAGTTTACAATTCTTTGGCAAACGGAACGAATAAAGGCTAATTTCCTCTGGAGAGAAGTAGATAAACAGTGTTTGACCCTGCAGTGGAAACCAGACTAATGACTGAAGCCTGTCTAGCCCGTCTGGCCGCCTAAAGCCCGTACAGTGTAACTGTATACGTCTCCTCTTATGATGACTTTGAATCTTTATGAGACTGAAAATACATACAGCATTTTGGATTTACCAGTCTTAGGACAATCTAGTTCATCATTGTAGCCACTGCGTAATACGCTCTGACACAGGGGGGCTTCTGTGTTTATGCTATTAAAGCAGCCTTCACTCATACTCATGTAGCAGGTTtgtcttttaaacattttagtTTACTGACGGAAAGAAGGCAGTAGAGTCCCATAGAATCAGCTGTATATGCTATAAACGATGAGCTGCCAGTGTGACAGACACCATAGAGGTTTAACCTTGCTGTGTTTAAGTCAGGCCTGTGTTCTTTATGTTGGTGTTTAAGTGTAGTTTGAGTGGATAGAGAGGTTTTTGAGGTTCTTCGTGTGTTATCTTGGGCAGTCGCCAGACTTACTGCCTCCctaaagaactcaagagaaCTTGAATCTTCTTCAGGCTACCTCCTTAGAGATACCCTGTACATTTGTCATTACTGGATAGACACAAGCGCACACGCTGTTTGACAGTGGGGCGATAGTCAAAACTTATTTTTGGCTATCTTGACACGATAAAGAGACATTTCCCAGGACAAGTACTACGTGATAGCCCTCTCACCACCTTTGACAAAGAGTCAGCAAACACTATCGTGACTCAAGTGGCCCTTTGTGTGAAGAAGATGGCTGAAAAATAAGACAATAGAGAGGATGTACACAGTCAAGGGAGGGTTTGAGCTGCCAGGTTAAATAAACAACAGAGCCACAAGCAATGACACCTAATTTCCCTCATCACTGCTATAAATGATCATATTTATGTGCAGTTCATGCATGTTAAAGTGGGCCCACTATCCCTTCAGCATATGTGGTGAGGGGGTGAGACATGGTGTAGTCTTGTGTAAGTTGTttaacatgtgtgtgttctctttCTTGAAGGTCGCGGTGATATCCAGCCCCAGCTGGACAGTGCCATGCAGGATGTCAGCGATAAGTTCATTCTGctggaagagacagagaagcaaGCCCTCAGGAAGGCTCTTATAGAACACAGACAGAGAATCTGCTGCTTTGTAACCATGTTGCGACCTGTCGTGGTGAGTAAAGCAGCCAAGAATGAAGAAATGCTTCCATATATTGCTGAGACTGCAATAAGGAAAGGTGATGATAGTGTTTTCACCCATATCACTtttaaattgttcttttttcttttaggatGAGGAAATTTCTTTGTTGGGAGAGGTCACCCACCTCCAGGCAATCTCTGATGACCTTAAagcgttgacctctgacccacacAAGCTTCCCCCTGCTAGCGAGCAGGTGAGGGAAAAAATACGGGATAAAGCAGGCTGTGGATATTAACAGGAAAATTTCTTTCACCTCAGCTTGtaacaatttttttttgttgatttcatAAAATTAACTCTAGGTTTTTTCCTTGCATTTCCTCATCAGAAGTGCAACTAAAAAGAGCTAAAAGTCTAAATTTTGCCCTCCCTCTCAGGTGATCTTAGATTTGAAGAGCTCAGATTATGGCTGGTCATATCAAACTCCGCCATCATCCCCGAGCACCACCATGTCCAGGAAATCCAGCATGTGCAGGTATAATCCCAGAGTAAACGATGCTTCCAGCAAATAAAAATCTGCCTTACAAATGCGCGTATAGCTCTATAGCATTatattaaattttaaaataaattcaacacGATAGCTCTGTTTCACGTTACATAATGTGGTTGTATAATAGGCATTACAGGTTTctacatttgcatttatttattttaatggcgAAATCTGCCATTGCTAAACCAGATGAATACAAATATTAGCATAGTGGGAGTGAACAGTTTTGTTTTCTAGTGtactgctgccatctagtggccacttCTTGGTCGCTAATAAATTTACATCCCTAAAGAAATACAATTGTGGTGCTAAAATAAGCACGCGTCTATTAAATACTTGGATAAAAAGTGCTGTTCAGACCATATTTCCCATCCTCtgccctcctgctcctgcctTTGTGTCTTCCAATGATTTATTTCCGAAATGCTTTGGTGAAAAAAGGTGTTTAATTTCAGGGTTTTGTGCTAGGACAATTTTCTCTTCTAAAATCAACTTGTGGGTGTGCCTCCTCTGATTAAATCCTGATTTAATATTACTTGTAAACTGAAGATGTTAAAAGGATGCATATGTGTTTTATACCCATCCTTGTGTGTAACAGGTAGCTTTCTTGAGTCTTACATTGCCTGTTTTAACACATAAAATTAAGAAATTCACAAATTACTGTGTAGTTTGTGGAATTTCTTAACACTGATTCGTACATTATTTGATACATCTTGTatcattcatttttcttttaatttttatattttcctctGATTATTACAGTGTTGCTTTTAGGTTTCAGTTCACACAGTCATAAGACCAAATGCTGTTTTGTATTTTGGTATTTTGTCTGTGTGAATAACCTCAACAGTCTCTGTCCAAGGCATAAAATCTTGTTATTTTCTGCCTGTAGTTATTGTTTTATGTTGgttatgttgttgttttgatcGGATTGACCTCAGTTAATGCTTGCTGCATCTTGGCGTGCTGTGTTAATTGTTTCCCGCCCTGTCTCCTCCACACTCCCCCAATCCTCCCACTTCATGTTAcccattcttcttcttctgtccatATCTCGTTTGATTTCCTTCATACTGCCTGTCACTGTCAATCTCCCTCCTTTGGTCATCTCCTCATTTCTCACCCCCTTTCACAGTAGTCTGAACAGCGTTAACAGTAGTGACTCCAGAGGATCCAGTGGCTCTCACTCTcattctccttcctcctcttcctcctcttcctcacaccaCCTCTTCAACCATCACAACCGACATCGGTACCGCAGCTCAGCGCTGCCCCAGCAGGCCCCGATCCGactctccagcatctcctcccaCGACTCAGGCTTCATGTCTTCATCGCATGACCAGTGGGCTTCATCTAAATCATCCTCACCCATGCAGACTGAAACAAAGGTAAGAGAAACCCCTCGGTCACTCACACTTAACCACATCTTTGGCACAAAAACGTGCATTGATGAAATAATACTATGAAACCACTCATGGGCTGTGATTTTTAAATCATTGTACTGGGAAAGAAAACCCTAAATCAGCAGTGCACACATACTATTTTCTCACACATCTTGACCACTGAGTGGCAGTTAGCTGGCAGGAGTAAGTGGATATGATCACAGTGAAGTCATTTCCCTACAATTATTTTAACATAAGTGCACAGGAAATGAGCCTGCCTCCTTCATAGCCAGAGCAAAAGAGGTCAGCCCCATCCTGCTTTTTAGGAGTCAACTGTTGCGACAATGTGGTTTGGGTAAACTAAAGGATTGAGCATATTGAGTCCTGCATTTATATTAAAAGTATCTCTGTAAAAGAGGCGTGTCCTCTTGTTGAATGGATTTTACAGATATTAATATTTTGCTTTTACCACCAGAGAAAGATCGCATCATTGTTTGTATGATTGTCCAGGATTTGTCATTTCTTTGGCTGCTAGGATgtcaaaatattttaatgtcaaaaCACATCAGTGGTtggaagttgttgtttttttgcttatTTGACAACACATTGAAGGTGTTTTAGACACTCCACAAGGACCCGTTTACTGCACCATCCAATTCCTGGAGTTTCACAGATTTTCATCCACTTTCAGCATCTAACTCTAGAAAAATGTTCTGTAACTGATTCCAAACCCTAATCATCCTCTGGAAGGCAGCGCTCAGGCACAGACCTAATTCCCTGAAGGCAAGGGTTAAGAATGTTGCCGTTATTAAGAATAACAGAACAACCAGAGCTTTACCTACTTATCAATCATTTGTGGTCAAAGTCAGAAACACACATGTTGAGATGGTGCATCACTTTAACACAGCTTCACAACTGCTGATGGCCGTGCTGTTGATACTGGCGCTGCTCCAAGCGCCTTTTTTCCGCTGTAGCTTTTCACTAACCGCTGAGATCTGTGGAAAAGTCGCCACTGCGTTCTAACACATGACTTCTCTCTTTACCTGCTGACACGTCTGTCCTTCACCGTCTGCCGTCATCTCTCGGCCCGCCTGTCGCTGCACTTGCTTTCTCAGCCTAATCTCACTTCCAAGTCCTCTGAGGTGTCAGAGACTGGGCAACTGGGCGACTGCAGCTCCCTGTCCTCTatagctgcttctgctgcacccCAGCACGTTACGGACAAGGTGAAACACACTCGTCCACACCAAACTCACCCGTTCattaatatgtgtgtgtgtgtgtgtgtgtgtatctgcattTCACACACCACTGCAGCTTTTACTAAACCTCAAAGCTGGCTGTACATCCCATTTTCATAGAAGTGATAAAGCAATGCATGTCCAGTCCTCAGGTTTTACATTATTTCTCCATGTTTCATCTGGGTTTTAGTTCTTTTTGCCATTACTCTCTGTTGATTTGATCgatttgcttttgtgtttatcATTTGAATAATTTCACCCATGTTTTTTTGCATTCTGTTATGTTTGTTTCGTTTGTCACGCCTCTTCCCTGGCGCACACATCCAGTTGTCCAATGGTTTCGACCACTACAGCCCTGAAAATTCTCCCTACCTGCATAGCAATGGTGGCAGTTTGGGCTCAGGCTCCAGCACCGCCTTCCCCTTCTTCCCTGTTGCATCttcatcctccacctcctcatccaGTCCCACCCGTTCATGGTCACGTCCTGCCTCAGCCTTGTTACCAGACTACCCTCCCTACTGTACTCTGGGCCCCATGATCCCTTCATCACGAGTCCCGAGCTGGAAGGTTTGTTCCCTCACCTGGGTCTTGACGAtcatttcctccccctcctctcggTCGGCCGTGTGAACTTGATGGTTACTGACATTGTTTTCTTTGCAGGACTGGGCCAAGCCAGGGCCCTACGACCAACCTATGGTCAACaccctgaggaggaagaaggacaaAGACCTGGCCACTGTACCTAACATGAATGGTAGCGTGAATGACAGCAGCCTCGCCATGACCTTGACACAAGCCCCCGCTGCACTGCAAACCTCCATATCGGTGGAGGAAAGAAACAAAGCTCTGATTCCACCTGTAAAGGTCAGATCTTGCCGCCTCTGTCTGTGTCATTAAgggttttaaataatttaagTTAAAGGTCTCATTTGCATTTTGTCAATCGTACCAACCTTGTGCTGAAAAGTGTTCAGACAGACTATAAAATAGTGTTGTTGTTGCATCACTGCTTCAGGGTGGTCATATTGAGCCCCATGAAGAACTCGCTTTGGCCTTATCCAGAGGCCTGGATTTAGACAATCAGAGGTCCAGCAGAGACTCCATCCAGTGTTCCAGTGGCTACagtacacagacaaacacaccctGCTGCTCTGAAGACACAATCCCATCTCAAGGTATGACGGAAGCTCTACCTTCACCATTGCCCTTCATTGTACACTTGGGTTAGAACATTCCTAAgacatttttgttatttctttagTGTCAGACTATGACTATTTCTCCATGGCTGGAGATCAGGAGCCTGAACCTCAGCAGATGGACTTTGACAAGTCCTCCACAATCCCGAGAAACAGCGATATAAGTCACTCCTATCgacagatgtttcagagcaaGCGGCCGGCCTCCACAGCTGGTGTGCCCAGCACACAGGTTCCTTATTCCCCACAGGGGGCCTACTCCACAATGCCCTACCCTTCCACACCTCTCCACACAGGAGCTTATCCTCCGATGTCTGCAGGTACTCCAGGTTCTCATATACCTTGTTGTTACTCGTAATAATAAATTCATCACATGTGTAATAGTGGAATATGTGTTGGTTGTGTTTAGATTCATTGTTAAATCTTACGATCGTTGCAGCCTCCGTTCATGGCTTCCACTCTGGATCCAGCTCTGGATGCTATTCTTCAGGCCACGGGCCAGTTATCGTCACCCCCGGGGTTGCCACAATACGCCGCACGCCCTCCTCAAAGCCGTCTGCACGACGTTCCGCCTCAGTTGGGGGCACAGGCCCCATCCCAATCCGCACACCTGTCATCCCAGTGAAACCCCCCGTGGTGCCTGACCTGTCAGGAGGAATTAACGGGGGCAGGGCTGCAGAGCAGGcgggaggagagcgaggacaAAACCCAGAGTCCCCGACGTTCGTGAGAGAGGGCGACGCTGACACACTGCCAATGATGTCCTGGAGCGGCCAGGCTACGACCAACCCACCCGGCGTGCCCTTGTCCAATCAGCAGCACTTTCAAAGCGAGGCAGGAGAAAGGTCAGAAGGTGACATGCTGGTGGCTATACGCAAGGGAGTGAAGCTCAAGAGGACTCTGACAAATGACCGCTCGGCCCCACGCATCGCATGATCACACGCCACAAGGAACAGAGAAGGCTGTAGGAATGAAGTTCATCCTTCAGCGCGCATGTAAACGAGGTCCAGGGAGGAGCACACGCTGCTTAGTTAAAGGAACGTTTGTCAAGTGTTTGTACATTTTGTAAAGTTCTCAGCTGGAGCCAGCtgaaaaaagaatagaaaattGAATGTTTTGTGAAAGGAGGCTTAATACCATTAGATTGGAcctaaaataaaggaaatgcaGGTTTGTGAAATATCCTCTTATAGGTTAAAATTGTTCAAGTGAGTGTAAGGATAGATTTCCGTCCTGAATTAAAGGTTATGGGACTCAAGATTCAACATTCAAAAATCACATGATCCATTcagtgaaataaatgtgttttacgGGCCTGTAAGAAGCATTTACTCCCAAAGGGTTAGAGAAGAAAGCTGCACATGCCTCCTATTAAACGTAAAGGAAAATACTGAATATTTTATGTGCATACAGGACATTTTTAAGGAGTGCATTGTACCACCACGGGGATGACACAGCATTCCGGCTGCCCCTTGGCTTTGAAAAAGAGCACAATATTTAAAGAACACAGGAAACGGCAACGGTGGCAGATGCAATAGCTGTAGTGGTCATCAATCACAGCGTTTGCCTCTGAGCTACTCATGGAGGAACTCTAAAGAAAGCACACACGTGCCAACTTTGGGATGAGCAGCCGGAGAAGCTTGGCAATCTGAGCGTTATTGGACACTACAAAGTGGATATGAGGGACTTTAAGTACTTATataatgtgtaaatattttgcCAATTTTTTGGTGTCTTATTACCCTTCAGGATTCTGTATAATGACCATCTGCTTTTAGATGAGACTCGGTTTTCTTATTTTCACTTTGTTGCCCTGTTTGATCCTCATTTAATCTGCTGCGGCTGTACACGGAGCTTTGTAGAACTTTGTAGAACTAATGAACAAGCTAGATGGTTTTGTAGCATTGAGAGTATTAGCCAAACATACTGCGATCCTGCTGCTCATCGATTGCTTATATTGTTAATACAAGTTGGAAGATGTGCCAACGCAGCACATTTAAATATATGACTAAACACGTTTATAGAAGCCCATTAACATGAAAACTCTACGTCTGAATATTGTCatatgttatttttatttttttaattttctgtttgTTGAAATGAACTTTGAAACGCATGTTGCATGCATGCTcatgtttttttggggggggggagtatttACATCACTCATCTCCATAAActggtgattttctttttgtgagTGCAGATTTAATCACCCTAAACTTTAGGTTATGGCATCAGAGTGCTTAAAACAGCACATAGTTCTGACCCTCTGATGCATTACAACACAGGCTTTGAGCAATTATGTGTCATTGGCACGTAAACATGGTTTTAATTTCTGTTTTAACACTGTCGCCATGCCTACTACGGGAAGTGTGGAGCTGTAAATGTCATGTAGCTGTAGCAGTTAGTCCTTAAA
The DNA window shown above is from Takifugu flavidus isolate HTHZ2018 chromosome 10, ASM371156v2, whole genome shotgun sequence and carries:
- the LOC130532184 gene encoding protein MTSS 1-like isoform X3, whose amino-acid sequence is MEAAIEKECSALGGLFQTVIGDMKSSYPVWEDFITKAGKLQSQLRATAVTVATFLDAFQKVADLATNSRGGTRDIGSALTRMCMRHRSIEAKLKQFSITFMEGLINPLQEQLEEWKRGVNTLDKDYAKEFKKARQEIKKKSSDTLKLQKKAKKADNMGRGDIQPQLDSAMQDVSDKFILLEETEKQALRKALIEHRQRICCFVTMLRPVVDEEISLLGEVTHLQAISDDLKALTSDPHKLPPASEQVILDLKSSDYGWSYQTPPSSPSTTMSRKSSMCSSLNSVNSSDSRGSSGSHSHSPSSSSSSSSHHLFNHHNRHRYRSSALPQQAPIRLSSISSHDSGFMSSSHDQWASSKSSSPMQTETKPNLTSKSSEVSETGQLGDCSSLSSIAASAAPQHVTDKLSNGFDHYSPENSPYLHSNGGSLGSGSSTAFPFFPVASSSSTSSSSPTRSWSRPASALLPDYPPYCTLGPMIPSSRVPSWKDWAKPGPYDQPMVNTLRRKKDKDLATVPNMNGSVNDSSLAMTLTQAPAALQTSISVEERNKALIPPVKGGHIEPHEELALALSRGLDLDNQRSSRDSIQCSSGYSTQTNTPCCSEDTIPSQVSDYDYFSMAGDQEPEPQQMDFDKSSTIPRNSDISHSYRQMFQSKRPASTAGVPSTQVPYSPQGAYSTMPYPSTPLHTGAYPPMSAASVHGFHSGSSSGCYSSGHGPVIVTPGVATIRRTPSSKPSARRSASVGGTGPIPIRTPVIPVKPPVVPDLSGGINGGRAAEQAGGERGQNPESPTFVREGDADTLPMMSWSGQATTNPPGVPLSNQQHFQSEAGERSEGDMLVAIRKGVKLKRTLTNDRSAPRIA
- the LOC130532184 gene encoding protein MTSS 1-like isoform X8, giving the protein MEAAIEKECSALGGLFQTVIGDMKSSYPVWEDFITKAGKLQSQLRATAVTVATFLDAFQKVADLATNSRGGTRDIGSALTRMCMRHRSIEAKLKQFSITFMEGLINPLQEQLEEWKRGVNTLDKDYAKEFKKARQEIKKKSSDTLKLQKKAKKDIFNDQKYRLLKEVKDNISASADNMGRGDIQPQLDSAMQDVSDKFILLEETEKQALRKALIEHRQRICCFVTMLRPVVDEEISLLGEVTHLQAISDDLKALTSDPHKLPPASEQVILDLKSSDYGWSYQTPPSSPSTTMSRKSSMCSSALPQQAPIRLSSISSHDSGFMSSSHDQWASSKSSSPMQTETKLSNGFDHYSPENSPYLHSNGGSLGSGSSTAFPFFPVASSSSTSSSSPTRSWSRPASALLPDYPPYCTLGPMIPSSRVPSWKDWAKPGPYDQPMVNTLRRKKDKDLATVPNMNGSVNDSSLAMTLTQAPAALQTSISVEERNKALIPPVKGGHIEPHEELALALSRGLDLDNQRSSRDSIQCSSGYSTQTNTPCCSEDTIPSQVSDYDYFSMAGDQEPEPQQMDFDKSSTIPRNSDISHSYRQMFQSKRPASTAGVPSTQVPYSPQGAYSTMPYPSTPLHTGAYPPMSAASVHGFHSGSSSGCYSSGHGPVIVTPGVATIRRTPSSKPSARRSASVGGTGPIPIRTPVIPVKPPVVPDLSGGINGGRAAEQAGGERGQNPESPTFVREGDADTLPMMSWSGQATTNPPGVPLSNQQHFQSEAGERSEGDMLVAIRKGVKLKRTLTNDRSAPRIA
- the LOC130532184 gene encoding protein MTSS 1-like isoform X12, yielding MEAAIEKECSALGGLFQTVIGDMKSSYPVWEDFITKAGKLQSQLRATAVTVATFLDAFQKVADLATNSRGGTRDIGSALTRMCMRHRSIEAKLKQFSITFMEGLINPLQEQLEEWKRGVNTLDKDYAKEFKKARQEIKKKSSDTLKLQKKAKKDIFNDQKYRLLKEVKDNISASADNMGRGDIQPQLDSAMQDVSDKFILLEETEKQALRKALIEHRQRICCFVTMLRPVVDEEISLLGEVTHLQAISDDLKALTSDPHKLPPASEQVILDLKSSDYGWSYQTPPSSPSTTMSRKSSMCSSALPQQAPIRLSSISSHDSGFMSSSHDQWASSKSSSPMQTETKPNLTSKSSEVSETGQLGDCSSLSSIAASAAPQHVTDKDWAKPGPYDQPMVNTLRRKKDKDLATVPNMNGSVNDSSLAMTLTQAPAALQTSISVEERNKALIPPVKGGHIEPHEELALALSRGLDLDNQRSSRDSIQCSSGYSTQTNTPCCSEDTIPSQVSDYDYFSMAGDQEPEPQQMDFDKSSTIPRNSDISHSYRQMFQSKRPASTAGVPSTQVPYSPQGAYSTMPYPSTPLHTGAYPPMSAASVHGFHSGSSSGCYSSGHGPVIVTPGVATIRRTPSSKPSARRSASVGGTGPIPIRTPVIPVKPPVVPDLSGGINGGRAAEQAGGERGQNPESPTFVREGDADTLPMMSWSGQATTNPPGVPLSNQQHFQSEAGERSEGDMLVAIRKGVKLKRTLTNDRSAPRIA
- the LOC130532184 gene encoding protein MTSS 1-like isoform X1, which translates into the protein MEAAIEKECSALGGLFQTVIGDMKSSYPVWEDFITKAGKLQSQLRATAVTVATFLDAFQKVADLATNSRGGTRDIGSALTRMCMRHRSIEAKLKQFSITFMEGLINPLQEQLEEWKRGVNTLDKDYAKEFKKARQEIKKKSSDTLKLQKKAKKDIFNDQKYRLLKEVKDNISASADNMGRGDIQPQLDSAMQDVSDKFILLEETEKQALRKALIEHRQRICCFVTMLRPVVDEEISLLGEVTHLQAISDDLKALTSDPHKLPPASEQVILDLKSSDYGWSYQTPPSSPSTTMSRKSSMCSSLNSVNSSDSRGSSGSHSHSPSSSSSSSSHHLFNHHNRHRYRSSALPQQAPIRLSSISSHDSGFMSSSHDQWASSKSSSPMQTETKPNLTSKSSEVSETGQLGDCSSLSSIAASAAPQHVTDKLSNGFDHYSPENSPYLHSNGGSLGSGSSTAFPFFPVASSSSTSSSSPTRSWSRPASALLPDYPPYCTLGPMIPSSRVPSWKDWAKPGPYDQPMVNTLRRKKDKDLATVPNMNGSVNDSSLAMTLTQAPAALQTSISVEERNKALIPPVKGGHIEPHEELALALSRGLDLDNQRSSRDSIQCSSGYSTQTNTPCCSEDTIPSQVSDYDYFSMAGDQEPEPQQMDFDKSSTIPRNSDISHSYRQMFQSKRPASTAGVPSTQVPYSPQGAYSTMPYPSTPLHTGAYPPMSAASVHGFHSGSSSGCYSSGHGPVIVTPGVATIRRTPSSKPSARRSASVGGTGPIPIRTPVIPVKPPVVPDLSGGINGGRAAEQAGGERGQNPESPTFVREGDADTLPMMSWSGQATTNPPGVPLSNQQHFQSEAGERSEGDMLVAIRKGVKLKRTLTNDRSAPRIA
- the LOC130532184 gene encoding protein MTSS 1-like isoform X6, with the translated sequence MEAAIEKECSALGGLFQTVIGDMKSSYPVWEDFITKAGKLQSQLRATAVTVATFLDAFQKVADLATNSRGGTRDIGSALTRMCMRHRSIEAKLKQFSITFMEGLINPLQEQLEEWKRGVNTLDKDYAKEFKKARQEIKKKSSDTLKLQKKAKKDIFNDQKYRLLKEVKDNISASADNMGRGDIQPQLDSAMQDVSDKFILLEETEKQALRKALIEHRQRICCFVTMLRPVVDEEISLLGEVTHLQAISDDLKALTSDPHKLPPASEQVILDLKSSDYGWSYQTPPSSPSTTMSRKSSMCSSALPQQAPIRLSSISSHDSGFMSSSHDQWASSKSSSPMQTETKPNLTSKSSEVSETGQLGDCSSLSSIAASAAPQHVTDKLSNGFDHYSPENSPYLHSNGGSLGSGSSTAFPFFPVASSSSTSSSSPTRSWSRPASALLPDYPPYCTLGPMIPSSRVPSWKDWAKPGPYDQPMVNTLRRKKDKDLATVPNMNGSVNDSSLAMTLTQAPAALQTSISVEERNKALIPPVKGGHIEPHEELALALSRGLDLDNQRSSRDSIQCSSGYSTQTNTPCCSEDTIPSQVSDYDYFSMAGDQEPEPQQMDFDKSSTIPRNSDISHSYRQMFQSKRPASTAGVPSTQVPYSPQGAYSTMPYPSTPLHTGAYPPMSAASVHGFHSGSSSGCYSSGHGPVIVTPGVATIRRTPSSKPSARRSASVGGTGPIPIRTPVIPVKPPVVPDLSGGINGGRAAEQAGGERGQNPESPTFVREGDADTLPMMSWSGQATTNPPGVPLSNQQHFQSEAGERSEGDMLVAIRKGVKLKRTLTNDRSAPRIA
- the LOC130532184 gene encoding protein MTSS 1-like isoform X7, translated to MEAAIEKECSALGGLFQTVIGDMKSSYPVWEDFITKAGKLQSQLRATAVTVATFLDAFQKVADLATNSRGGTRDIGSALTRMCMRHRSIEAKLKQFSITFMEGLINPLQEQLEEWKRGVNTLDKDYAKEFKKARQEIKKKSSDTLKLQKKAKKGRGDIQPQLDSAMQDVSDKFILLEETEKQALRKALIEHRQRICCFVTMLRPVVDEEISLLGEVTHLQAISDDLKALTSDPHKLPPASEQVILDLKSSDYGWSYQTPPSSPSTTMSRKSSMCSSALPQQAPIRLSSISSHDSGFMSSSHDQWASSKSSSPMQTETKPNLTSKSSEVSETGQLGDCSSLSSIAASAAPQHVTDKLSNGFDHYSPENSPYLHSNGGSLGSGSSTAFPFFPVASSSSTSSSSPTRSWSRPASALLPDYPPYCTLGPMIPSSRVPSWKDWAKPGPYDQPMVNTLRRKKDKDLATVPNMNGSVNDSSLAMTLTQAPAALQTSISVEERNKALIPPVKGGHIEPHEELALALSRGLDLDNQRSSRDSIQCSSGYSTQTNTPCCSEDTIPSQVSDYDYFSMAGDQEPEPQQMDFDKSSTIPRNSDISHSYRQMFQSKRPASTAGVPSTQVPYSPQGAYSTMPYPSTPLHTGAYPPMSAASVHGFHSGSSSGCYSSGHGPVIVTPGVATIRRTPSSKPSARRSASVGGTGPIPIRTPVIPVKPPVVPDLSGGINGGRAAEQAGGERGQNPESPTFVREGDADTLPMMSWSGQATTNPPGVPLSNQQHFQSEAGERSEGDMLVAIRKGVKLKRTLTNDRSAPRIA
- the LOC130532184 gene encoding protein MTSS 1-like isoform X9, whose translation is MEAAIEKECSALGGLFQTVIGDMKSSYPVWEDFITKAGKLQSQLRATAVTVATFLDAFQKVADLATNSRGGTRDIGSALTRMCMRHRSIEAKLKQFSITFMEGLINPLQEQLEEWKRGVNTLDKDYAKEFKKARQEIKKKSSDTLKLQKKAKKDIFNDQKYRLLKEVKDNISASADNMGRGDIQPQLDSAMQDVSDKFILLEETEKQALRKALIEHRQRICCFVTMLRPVVDEEISLLGEVTHLQAISDDLKALTSDPHKLPPASEQVILDLKSSDYGWSYQTPPSSPSTTMSRKSSMCSSLNSVNSSDSRGSSGSHSHSPSSSSSSSSHHLFNHHNRHRYRSSALPQQAPIRLSSISSHDSGFMSSSHDQWASSKSSSPMQTETKPNLTSKSSEVSETGQLGDCSSLSSIAASAAPQHVTDKDWAKPGPYDQPMVNTLRRKKDKDLATVPNMNGSVNDSSLAMTLTQAPAALQTSISVEERNKALIPPVKGGHIEPHEELALALSRGLDLDNQRSSRDSIQCSSGYSTQTNTPCCSEDTIPSQVSDYDYFSMAGDQEPEPQQMDFDKSSTIPRNSDISHSYRQMFQSKRPASTAGVPSTQVPYSPQGAYSTMPYPSTPLHTGAYPPMSAASVHGFHSGSSSGCYSSGHGPVIVTPGVATIRRTPSSKPSARRSASVGGTGPIPIRTPVIPVKPPVVPDLSGGINGGRAAEQAGGERGQNPESPTFVREGDADTLPMMSWSGQATTNPPGVPLSNQQHFQSEAGERSEGDMLVAIRKGVKLKRTLTNDRSAPRIA